A window of Rhabdothermincola salaria contains these coding sequences:
- a CDS encoding acyl-CoA dehydrogenase C-terminal domain-containing protein yields MADYRPPLRDIRFVLDHLTDVAALCELPAFAHLAPDVIDGVIEENARFTAELIAPLNRSGDVETSRHDPSGNTVTTPEGFVDAYHQYVAAGWGGVPFPEPYGGGGFPWLIGIVLQEFISSANMAFSMAPLLTQGAIDLLMNHGSEEQKETFLTKMVTGEWTGTMNLTEPQAGSDVGAVRTKAVPADDGTWRITGTKIYISFGEHDMADNIVHLVLARTPDAPPGTKGISCFIVPKFLVNDDGSLGERNDVTCVSIEHKMGIKASPTCVMSYGEGDGAVGYLIGEENQGMRYMFTMMNNARLSVGLEGLSLAERAYQDALQYAQERRQGRAPGAPAGETSLIVELPDVRRMLLTMKALVDAMRAIIYTNAQAIDLAEHHTDADVRQRYGELVELLIPVSKGFGTDMGIEVTSLAIQVYGGMGYIEESGVPQHFRDARITSIYEGTNGIQAMDLVGRKLPMRGGGVMADFLADVDALDARLAEAGDELAPVRTQLAAARATVGDTVAWLMEHGLADVRDALAGATPFLRMFGLLVGGRYLAEAALSARAALDAGGGDEEHLQARITIARFYAENLLPGVQGLAPAVTAGHADLYAVGPDALAG; encoded by the coding sequence GTGGCTGACTACCGACCTCCGCTCCGCGACATCCGCTTCGTGCTCGACCACCTCACCGACGTGGCGGCGCTGTGCGAGCTCCCGGCGTTCGCCCACCTGGCGCCCGACGTCATCGACGGGGTCATCGAGGAGAACGCCCGCTTCACCGCCGAGCTCATCGCGCCTCTCAACCGGTCCGGCGACGTCGAGACCAGCCGGCACGACCCGTCCGGCAACACCGTCACGACCCCCGAGGGGTTCGTCGACGCCTACCACCAGTACGTGGCGGCCGGTTGGGGCGGCGTCCCGTTCCCCGAGCCCTACGGCGGCGGTGGGTTCCCGTGGCTCATCGGCATCGTGCTCCAGGAGTTCATCTCCTCCGCCAACATGGCCTTCTCCATGGCCCCGCTGCTCACCCAGGGCGCCATCGACCTGCTCATGAACCACGGCAGCGAGGAGCAGAAGGAGACCTTCCTCACCAAGATGGTCACCGGCGAGTGGACGGGGACCATGAACCTCACCGAGCCCCAGGCCGGCTCGGACGTGGGGGCGGTGCGCACCAAGGCGGTCCCGGCCGACGACGGCACGTGGCGCATCACCGGCACCAAGATCTACATCTCCTTCGGTGAGCACGACATGGCCGACAACATCGTCCACCTGGTGCTGGCCCGCACGCCCGACGCCCCTCCGGGCACCAAGGGCATCTCGTGCTTCATCGTGCCCAAGTTCCTGGTGAACGACGACGGTTCGCTGGGGGAGCGCAACGACGTCACCTGCGTGTCCATCGAGCACAAGATGGGCATCAAGGCCAGCCCGACCTGCGTCATGAGCTACGGCGAGGGCGACGGCGCCGTGGGCTACCTCATCGGTGAAGAGAACCAGGGCATGCGCTACATGTTCACGATGATGAACAACGCCCGCCTCTCGGTCGGCCTCGAGGGCCTCTCGCTGGCCGAGCGGGCCTACCAGGACGCCCTGCAGTACGCCCAGGAGCGTCGCCAGGGCCGTGCCCCGGGCGCCCCGGCGGGCGAGACCTCCCTCATCGTCGAGCTCCCGGACGTGCGCCGGATGCTGCTCACCATGAAGGCCCTCGTCGATGCCATGCGGGCGATCATCTACACCAACGCCCAGGCCATCGACCTGGCCGAGCACCACACCGATGCCGACGTGCGCCAGCGCTACGGCGAGCTGGTCGAGCTGCTCATCCCCGTCTCCAAGGGCTTCGGCACCGACATGGGCATCGAGGTCACCTCGTTGGCCATCCAGGTGTACGGCGGCATGGGCTACATCGAGGAGTCCGGGGTGCCCCAGCACTTCCGCGACGCTCGCATCACGTCCATCTACGAGGGCACCAACGGGATCCAGGCCATGGACCTGGTGGGGCGCAAGCTGCCGATGCGCGGCGGTGGGGTGATGGCCGACTTCCTGGCCGACGTCGACGCGCTGGATGCGCGTCTGGCCGAGGCCGGCGACGAGCTGGCCCCGGTGCGCACGCAGCTGGCGGCGGCCCGGGCCACGGTCGGCGACACGGTGGCCTGGCTCATGGAGCACGGTCTGGCCGACGTCCGCGACGCGCTGGCCGGGGCCACGCCGTTCCTGCGCATGTTCGGCCTGCTGGTCGGCGGCCGCTACCTGGCGGAGGCCGCGCTGTCGGCCCGGGCCGCGCTCGACGCCGGTGGCGGCGACGAGGAGCACCTGCAGGCCCGGATCACCATCGCTCGCTTCTACGCCGAGAACCTCCTCCCGGGGGTCCAGGGGCTGGCCCCGGCCGTCACCGCCGGTCACGCCGACCTCTACGCCGTGGGCCCCGACGCCCTCGCCGGCTGA